One Gemmatimonadaceae bacterium genomic region harbors:
- a CDS encoding CoA activase, with protein sequence MAPAPPFAGTPSYPQGLLIGLDVGSTTVKFVVVNPVTDEILAKDYQRHETRQPEKCIEMLQAIQARYPELPTHAFRVFVTGSGGATIGGRIGAKFVQEVNAVSLAVERLYPDAQSVVELGGQDAKIIVFHTDETTGRKKKSPSMNDKCAGGTGAVIDKVTAKLGIAAAELCHMGYSGLKLHPVAGKCGVFAETDINGLQKQGVPAPELMASLFESIVQQNLAVLTRGHTLRPLVLLLGGPNCYIAGLQECWRRNLQALWDERGVEYDRNAPLESLVLVPTDAQYFAAIGAVEFAKSELVDAPDLGVFRGVDELAWYLTVGRVAEKQAAGGKGLWSTRDELESFCGRYAPTPWVTPPVARHAVVRGFIGIDGGSTSTKAVLLDERKQVVATSYRLSKGNPIEDTMDVVADLQRAIEDQGATIEVLGVGTTGYAKDVLKDVLRADVALVETVAHTEAGLHFYPDTDVIVDVGGQDIKLIVLKNGQVKDFKLNTQCSAGNGYFLQSTAQTFGYSVKEFAEIAFSAESMPSFGYGCAVFMQSDIVDFQRQGWAPNEIMAALCDVLPKNIWLYVSQIPNIAKLGRRFVLQGGTQHNLAAVKAQVDFIESRFAGLPEQPEIIVHKFCGEAGAIGCAVEAHRLHTERGHRTTFIGLDRVQTIAFRSTRSEATRCYFCKNKCLRTFIDVRTGGADSVPVANDVTPDQQDIARTVLAQAAARAASKVPLEPGEQRLIIATCEKGTVEDLASMKEIKAGIDSIGDANPNFAERAARAAFLPAGVESVADPLPAAARRFWPSRRADLERTARMRHRAAVRIGMPRALNMYSLGPWFMAYFESLGVPSRNLVWSDYTSDELYKSGAKRGAIDPCFPSKIGIPHVHNLLYAKHSMERPLDFIFFPMIDSLPTFLDGVVDSRSCPTVTTTPEAVKAAFTKESDLFAERHIRYLDTFLNFTEPALLARQMYQEFHDTLGLSAAENARACAVAWDHLNAMEQRIRDQARDVLRHLQRTHQVGVVLLSRPYHHDPGVCHEIPEEFQKLGIPVFTAESLPRDPDILERLFGDEVRTGAMHSALSIEDAWKNSYSENTNRKVWAAKYAARHPNLVALELSSFKCGHDAPIYTVVEEIVEQSGTPYFSFKDIDENKPTGAIRLRVETIAYFLRRHRERLVDRGRRVAEIDRHMNRRRAELVAAVPEMDVEEPPYEAYRGQVITV encoded by the coding sequence ATGGCGCCGGCGCCGCCGTTCGCCGGGACACCATCCTATCCGCAGGGATTGCTGATCGGCCTGGACGTGGGCAGCACCACGGTCAAGTTCGTGGTGGTCAACCCGGTCACGGACGAAATTCTCGCCAAGGACTATCAGCGTCACGAAACGCGGCAGCCGGAAAAGTGCATCGAGATGCTGCAGGCCATCCAGGCGCGCTATCCGGAGCTGCCCACGCATGCGTTTCGCGTCTTCGTGACCGGATCGGGCGGCGCCACCATTGGCGGACGCATCGGGGCCAAGTTCGTGCAGGAAGTGAACGCGGTGAGTCTTGCCGTTGAGCGCCTGTATCCCGACGCGCAAAGCGTGGTGGAACTGGGCGGACAAGACGCAAAGATCATTGTGTTTCACACCGACGAAACCACGGGTCGCAAGAAGAAAAGCCCGTCGATGAATGACAAATGCGCGGGCGGTACCGGCGCCGTTATCGACAAGGTGACGGCGAAGCTGGGCATTGCCGCCGCCGAGTTGTGCCACATGGGCTATTCGGGGCTCAAGCTGCACCCGGTGGCCGGAAAGTGCGGCGTCTTTGCCGAGACGGACATCAACGGCTTGCAGAAGCAGGGCGTGCCAGCGCCCGAGCTGATGGCGTCGCTGTTCGAGTCCATCGTGCAGCAGAATCTCGCGGTGCTCACGCGCGGTCACACGCTGCGCCCGCTGGTGCTGCTGCTGGGCGGTCCCAACTGCTACATCGCCGGACTGCAGGAATGCTGGCGCCGCAACCTGCAGGCGCTGTGGGACGAGCGCGGGGTGGAGTACGACCGGAACGCGCCGCTGGAGTCGCTGGTGCTGGTGCCCACCGATGCGCAGTACTTCGCGGCCATTGGCGCGGTGGAGTTCGCGAAATCCGAACTGGTTGACGCCCCGGACCTCGGGGTCTTCCGTGGCGTCGACGAACTCGCGTGGTATCTCACCGTGGGTCGGGTTGCCGAGAAGCAGGCGGCCGGTGGGAAGGGATTGTGGTCGACGCGCGACGAGCTGGAGTCCTTCTGCGGGCGCTATGCCCCGACACCCTGGGTGACACCGCCAGTGGCGCGGCACGCGGTGGTGCGCGGATTCATCGGCATCGATGGCGGCAGTACCAGCACCAAGGCGGTGTTGCTGGACGAGCGCAAGCAGGTGGTGGCCACGTCGTATCGCCTGTCCAAAGGCAATCCCATTGAAGACACGATGGATGTGGTTGCCGATTTGCAGCGTGCCATCGAAGACCAGGGCGCGACCATCGAGGTGCTTGGTGTGGGCACCACCGGGTACGCCAAGGATGTGCTGAAAGACGTGCTGCGCGCCGATGTGGCGCTGGTGGAGACTGTCGCGCACACCGAGGCCGGGCTGCATTTCTATCCCGACACGGACGTGATCGTGGACGTGGGTGGCCAGGACATCAAGCTGATTGTGCTGAAGAACGGGCAGGTGAAGGACTTCAAGCTCAACACGCAGTGTTCGGCCGGCAACGGGTACTTCCTGCAAAGCACGGCGCAGACATTCGGCTACTCCGTGAAGGAGTTTGCCGAGATTGCCTTCAGCGCGGAATCGATGCCGAGCTTCGGGTACGGGTGTGCAGTGTTCATGCAATCCGACATCGTGGACTTTCAGCGACAGGGGTGGGCACCCAACGAGATCATGGCGGCGCTGTGTGACGTGCTGCCCAAGAACATCTGGCTGTACGTGTCGCAGATTCCCAATATCGCCAAGCTGGGTCGTCGGTTCGTGTTGCAGGGTGGCACGCAGCACAATCTGGCCGCCGTGAAGGCGCAGGTCGATTTCATCGAGAGTCGATTTGCCGGACTGCCGGAGCAGCCCGAGATCATCGTGCATAAGTTCTGCGGTGAAGCGGGCGCCATCGGCTGTGCCGTGGAGGCGCACCGGTTGCACACGGAGCGCGGCCATCGCACCACGTTCATCGGATTGGACCGCGTGCAGACCATCGCATTCCGTAGCACGCGGTCGGAGGCGACGCGCTGCTATTTCTGCAAGAACAAGTGCCTGCGCACGTTCATTGACGTGCGCACGGGCGGTGCCGACAGCGTCCCGGTGGCGAATGACGTGACGCCCGACCAGCAGGATATCGCGCGCACGGTATTGGCGCAGGCGGCGGCGCGCGCGGCGTCGAAAGTGCCGTTGGAACCCGGCGAACAGCGTCTGATCATCGCCACGTGCGAGAAGGGCACGGTGGAAGACCTGGCGTCCATGAAGGAGATCAAGGCCGGCATCGATTCCATTGGTGATGCCAACCCGAACTTCGCGGAACGCGCCGCGCGCGCGGCATTCCTGCCGGCCGGCGTGGAGTCCGTCGCGGATCCGCTCCCCGCCGCCGCGCGACGCTTCTGGCCCAGTCGGCGCGCCGACCTTGAACGCACCGCGCGCATGCGCCATCGCGCGGCGGTGCGCATCGGCATGCCGCGCGCGCTCAACATGTATTCGCTGGGCCCGTGGTTCATGGCCTACTTCGAGTCACTGGGTGTGCCGTCGCGCAACCTGGTGTGGAGCGACTACACCAGCGATGAGCTGTACAAGTCCGGGGCCAAGCGCGGCGCGATCGATCCCTGCTTTCCCAGCAAGATCGGCATCCCGCATGTGCACAACCTGCTGTACGCGAAGCACTCGATGGAACGTCCGCTCGATTTCATCTTCTTTCCGATGATCGACAGTCTGCCGACGTTCCTGGACGGCGTGGTGGACAGCCGCTCATGTCCCACGGTAACCACGACGCCGGAAGCGGTGAAGGCGGCCTTCACGAAAGAGAGCGACCTGTTCGCCGAACGGCACATCCGGTACCTGGACACGTTCCTGAACTTCACGGAGCCGGCCCTGCTGGCCCGGCAGATGTATCAGGAGTTCCATGACACGCTGGGACTGTCCGCAGCCGAGAACGCGCGCGCCTGCGCGGTAGCGTGGGATCATCTGAATGCCATGGAACAGCGCATTCGCGACCAGGCCCGCGACGTGTTGCGTCACCTGCAACGCACACATCAGGTGGGCGTGGTGCTTCTCTCCCGGCCGTACCATCATGATCCGGGGGTGTGCCACGAAATCCCGGAGGAATTCCAGAAACTGGGGATTCCCGTGTTCACGGCGGAATCGTTGCCTCGCGACCCGGACATCCTGGAGCGTCTGTTCGGCGATGAGGTGCGCACCGGTGCCATGCACAGCGCGTTGTCCATTGAGGACGCGTGGAAGAACTCGTACAGCGAGAACACCAATCGCAAGGTGTGGGCGGCGAAGTATGCCGCGCGTCACCCCAATCTGGTGGCGCTGGAGCTGTCCAGCTTCAAGTGCGGCCACGACGCGCCCATCTACACCGTGGTCGAGGAGATTGTGGAACAGTCGGGGACTCCATATTTCAGTTTCAAGGACATCGACGAGAACAAGCCGACCGGCGCCATTCGGTTGCGCGTAGAGACCATCGCGTATTTC
- a CDS encoding activator of (R)-2-hydroxyglutaryl-CoA dehydratase — protein sequence MTLWFGGLTMRHEALILAALQGLGYEAGIIPTPVKDDFQAGKEFGNNGQCNPTYFTTGALVNHLRRLRDVEQVPLADILNNHVFITAGACGPCRFGMYEAEYRLTLRNAGFDGFRVVLFEQKGGLDQASLEAGIDFNLNFFISVLNSFMIGDLLNEVAYSIRPYEVTRGQTDAVFTKGLALCQDAVRAKDYDAIHDGALAALLARVTPVNGAVAAATFVDQLRGTHYTDALAAARALINDEIEVDYLRPKPICKVTGEFWAQTTEGDGNFRMFSFLESEGAEVLVEPVTTWIMYMLNQSVNAAKDRAGLSSGKNAAPAVGLRARVASTIALRKTLYKFSLAQKLLTREYERFRGALGGSAHELVDQPELQRVGHPYYNSRAGGGEGHLEVAKNIYYSSKDLCHMVLSLKPFGCMPSTQSDGAQAAVTSHFKDMIYIPIETSGEGDINAHSRVQMALGEAKGKCKDEFRRAVADSGYSLAELREYVATRRELRRPFQEVPHHPGVVGRAANFALHVGAQMRAAGICAASITVAVAVVA from the coding sequence ATCACGCTGTGGTTTGGCGGCCTCACCATGCGCCATGAAGCGTTGATCCTGGCTGCGCTGCAGGGGTTGGGCTATGAGGCCGGCATCATTCCCACGCCGGTGAAGGACGACTTTCAGGCCGGCAAGGAATTCGGCAACAACGGGCAGTGCAATCCGACCTACTTCACCACCGGCGCCCTGGTGAATCACCTGCGCCGACTACGTGATGTCGAGCAGGTACCGCTTGCCGACATCCTGAACAACCACGTGTTCATTACCGCCGGCGCCTGCGGTCCGTGCCGGTTCGGGATGTACGAAGCGGAGTATCGCCTGACCCTGCGCAATGCGGGGTTTGACGGATTTCGGGTGGTGCTGTTCGAGCAGAAGGGAGGCCTGGACCAGGCCAGTCTCGAAGCGGGCATCGATTTCAACCTGAACTTCTTCATCTCGGTCCTGAACAGCTTCATGATTGGCGACCTGTTGAACGAAGTCGCCTACTCGATTCGTCCGTATGAGGTGACGCGCGGTCAAACCGACGCCGTGTTCACGAAAGGATTGGCCTTGTGTCAGGACGCGGTGCGCGCCAAGGACTACGACGCCATCCACGACGGCGCACTGGCGGCGTTGCTGGCGCGCGTGACGCCGGTGAACGGCGCGGTGGCCGCCGCGACCTTTGTGGATCAGCTGCGCGGCACACACTACACCGATGCACTGGCCGCCGCGCGCGCGTTGATCAACGACGAGATCGAGGTGGACTACCTGCGTCCCAAGCCAATCTGCAAGGTCACCGGCGAATTCTGGGCCCAGACCACGGAAGGCGACGGCAACTTCCGGATGTTCAGCTTCCTCGAAAGTGAAGGCGCTGAAGTGCTGGTGGAGCCGGTCACGACGTGGATCATGTACATGCTGAACCAGTCGGTGAACGCGGCGAAGGACCGCGCGGGCTTGTCCAGCGGAAAAAACGCCGCGCCCGCCGTTGGCCTGCGCGCTCGCGTGGCCAGCACCATCGCCTTGCGCAAGACGTTGTACAAATTCTCGTTAGCGCAGAAACTCCTGACGCGCGAGTACGAGCGATTCCGCGGCGCGCTGGGTGGTTCCGCACACGAACTGGTGGACCAGCCGGAATTGCAGCGCGTGGGCCATCCGTACTACAACAGTCGGGCCGGCGGTGGTGAGGGTCACCTGGAGGTGGCCAAGAACATCTACTACAGCAGCAAGGATTTGTGTCACATGGTGCTTAGTCTCAAGCCGTTCGGGTGCATGCCAAGCACGCAGTCGGACGGTGCGCAGGCCGCGGTGACGTCGCACTTCAAGGATATGATCTACATCCCGATCGAAACGTCGGGCGAGGGTGATATCAATGCGCACAGTCGTGTGCAGATGGCGCTGGGGGAAGCCAAGGGAAAATGCAAGGACGAGTTCCGCCGCGCGGTGGCGGACAGTGGATATTCTCTTGCCGAGCTGCGTGAGTATGTGGCGACGCGCCGGGAGTTGCGTCGCCCATTTCAGGAAGTCCCGCATCATCCCGGTGTGGTGGGTCGTGCCGCAAATTTCGCCCTGCACGTCGGGGCGCAGATGCGCGCGGCCGGCATCTGCGCGGCCTCCATCACCGTCGCCGTCGCGGTCGTGGCGTGA
- the lgt gene encoding prolipoprotein diacylglyceryl transferase, whose amino-acid sequence MSSPIVWNVDPIIGRMGPLVLRYYGICFAVALLTGFAVWYRRVRRYGESEEFAWNWLWISVPAVLIGGRLGFCFFYQPRYYLANPLRILALADGGIASHGVAVGLALALWVFARRNGITWLKLSDYFAPAVAIARGWVRVGNFFNSEILGHATSVPWAVVFARHDAIPRHPAQLYDGLIGPVTFLVLREVERRRIRPIGSGLIAGTFLTVFFGLRIFVEQFKDFWVEQLREMTPFRQIEQWLGVPIHTGQWLSVVPACIGLFLLVQALRNTQRSP is encoded by the coding sequence ATGTCGAGCCCGATCGTCTGGAACGTTGATCCGATTATCGGGCGTATGGGCCCGTTGGTGTTGCGCTATTACGGCATCTGCTTTGCCGTGGCGCTGCTGACCGGTTTTGCGGTGTGGTATCGGCGAGTGCGCCGATATGGCGAGTCCGAGGAGTTTGCCTGGAATTGGCTGTGGATCAGCGTGCCGGCGGTGTTGATTGGCGGACGGCTGGGGTTCTGCTTCTTCTATCAACCGCGCTACTACCTCGCCAATCCGCTGCGCATTCTGGCGCTCGCGGACGGCGGCATCGCGTCACACGGCGTGGCGGTCGGATTGGCATTGGCGCTCTGGGTATTCGCCCGCCGCAATGGCATCACCTGGCTGAAATTGAGCGACTACTTCGCACCCGCCGTGGCGATTGCCCGGGGGTGGGTGCGCGTGGGCAACTTTTTCAATTCGGAAATTCTGGGCCACGCCACGTCAGTGCCGTGGGCGGTGGTGTTCGCGCGACACGATGCCATCCCGCGTCATCCGGCGCAGTTGTATGACGGATTGATCGGGCCCGTCACGTTCCTCGTGTTGCGCGAGGTGGAACGGCGACGTATTCGCCCGATCGGCTCTGGCCTCATTGCCGGGACCTTCCTCACGGTGTTCTTCGGTTTGCGAATTTTTGTGGAGCAGTTCAAGGATTTCTGGGTGGAACAGCTTCGCGAAATGACGCCCTTCCGCCAGATCGAGCAGTGGCTTGGCGTCCCCATTCACACCGGACAATGGCTGAGCGTCGTGCCGGCGTGCATCGGACTGTTCCTGCTGGTGCAAGCGCTCCGGAATACGCAGCGCAGTCCTTAA
- the ettA gene encoding energy-dependent translational throttle protein EttA: MAPQFIYVMKGLRKVVPVSRIILDDIWLSFYPGAKIGVLGANGAGKSSLLRIMAGVDHDFQGEAWAAQGTKIGYLPQEPQLDATLDVRGNVELAIKSQRELLNEFNDISMKFAEPMDDAAMEKLLDRQSRVQERIDTLDLWNLDNKIEIAMDALRLPPGDADVSTLSGGERRRVALCRVLLEQPDMLLLDEPTNHLDAESVAWLERFLADFPGTVVAITHDRYFLDNVAKWILELDRGRGIPWEGNYSSWLEQKKNRLQQEEKTESARQRSLSRELEWVRMAPRARQAKNKARVQAFEELESEQQQEKVSTNEIVIPVPPRLGNDVVIAKHVSKAYGDKLLYDELSFSLPRGGIVGVIGPNGAGKTTLFRMIIGTEQPDSGTLKVGETVHLGYVDQSRTLDPTKTAWQEISGGVEQIMVGKRELNSRAYLSSFNFRGVDQQKKVGDLSGGERNRLHLAKTLMAGANVLLLDEPTNDLDVDTLRALEVALLDFAGCAVVISHDRWFLDRIATHILAFEGDSETVWFEGNYGAYIEDLKRRKGADADQPHRIKYKPLVRK; the protein is encoded by the coding sequence ATGGCCCCGCAGTTCATTTACGTGATGAAGGGTTTGCGCAAGGTCGTTCCGGTCTCGCGCATCATCCTCGACGACATCTGGCTTTCGTTCTACCCCGGCGCAAAGATCGGCGTGCTGGGCGCCAACGGCGCCGGCAAGTCGTCGCTGCTGCGCATCATGGCGGGCGTCGACCACGATTTTCAGGGCGAAGCATGGGCCGCACAGGGCACCAAGATCGGCTATCTGCCGCAGGAGCCGCAGCTGGATGCCACGCTGGACGTGCGGGGCAATGTCGAACTGGCCATCAAGTCGCAGCGCGAACTGTTGAACGAGTTCAACGACATCTCCATGAAGTTCGCCGAGCCGATGGATGATGCGGCCATGGAAAAGCTGCTGGACCGGCAGTCACGGGTGCAGGAGCGCATCGACACGCTCGACCTGTGGAACCTCGACAACAAGATCGAGATCGCGATGGACGCGTTGCGTCTGCCCCCGGGTGACGCGGATGTGAGCACGCTGTCCGGCGGTGAACGCCGTCGGGTGGCGCTGTGTCGTGTGCTGCTGGAACAGCCGGACATGTTGCTGCTGGACGAACCCACCAATCACCTGGACGCGGAAAGCGTCGCATGGTTGGAGCGCTTCCTGGCCGATTTCCCCGGCACCGTCGTGGCCATTACCCACGATCGGTACTTCCTGGACAACGTGGCCAAGTGGATCCTCGAGCTGGATCGCGGTCGCGGCATCCCGTGGGAAGGGAACTACAGCAGCTGGCTGGAGCAGAAGAAGAACCGATTGCAGCAGGAGGAGAAGACGGAGTCAGCCCGTCAGCGCAGCCTGAGTCGTGAGTTGGAGTGGGTGCGGATGGCACCTCGGGCCCGACAGGCCAAGAACAAGGCGCGCGTGCAGGCGTTCGAGGAGCTGGAGAGCGAACAACAGCAGGAGAAGGTGTCCACGAATGAAATCGTGATTCCCGTGCCGCCGCGTCTGGGCAACGACGTGGTGATTGCCAAGCACGTGAGCAAGGCCTACGGTGACAAGCTGTTGTACGACGAGCTGTCGTTCTCGTTGCCGCGCGGTGGCATTGTGGGCGTGATCGGCCCCAACGGCGCCGGCAAGACGACGCTGTTCCGCATGATCATCGGTACCGAGCAGCCAGACAGCGGCACGCTTAAGGTGGGTGAGACGGTGCACCTCGGGTATGTCGACCAGTCGCGCACCCTCGACCCCACCAAGACGGCGTGGCAGGAGATTTCCGGTGGCGTGGAGCAGATCATGGTGGGGAAGCGCGAGCTCAATTCCCGCGCCTACCTGAGCAGTTTCAACTTCCGCGGCGTCGATCAGCAGAAGAAAGTTGGTGATCTCTCCGGCGGCGAACGCAACCGACTGCATCTGGCCAAGACGCTGATGGCGGGCGCGAATGTTCTGCTGCTGGACGAACCCACCAACGATCTTGACGTGGACACGTTGCGCGCCCTGGAAGTGGCGTTGCTGGACTTTGCCGGATGCGCGGTGGTGATCTCCCATGATCGCTGGTTTCTCGATCGCATTGCGACACACATCCTCGCGTTCGAGGGGGACTCGGAGACGGTGTGGTTCGAGGGGAACTACGGCGCATACATCGAAGACCTGAAACGTCGCAAGGGTGCGGACGCGGATCAGCCCCACCGGATCAAGTACAAGCCGCTGGTACGCAAGTAA
- a CDS encoding sulfite exporter TauE/SafE family protein, protein MLITDIAAQLSGNPAAAIPLLFGAGVLTSLTPCVYPMIPITAAIVGGQSASEQSGATIASKWRPLGLSLTYVLGLATVYAGLGLLAGLTGTLFGTVSANPWAFFTMANLLLLAALAMLDVLPVRVPAAIMQRAANAGTGGRVAGAFIMGAASGLVAAPCSAPVMAAVLTWVSSTGSAVLGFLYLFTFSLGMCTLLVVVGLSAGALTRLPRAGAWMLTVKKVFAFIMLGMAEYYLIKMGQVFF, encoded by the coding sequence ATGTTGATCACCGATATCGCCGCCCAGCTGTCTGGAAACCCCGCCGCCGCCATTCCGCTGCTGTTCGGGGCCGGCGTCCTGACGTCGCTCACGCCGTGCGTATACCCAATGATTCCCATCACGGCGGCAATCGTTGGTGGACAGTCAGCATCAGAACAGTCTGGCGCCACTATAGCGTCAAAATGGCGTCCACTTGGGCTTTCTCTCACGTATGTGCTGGGGTTGGCCACCGTGTACGCGGGGCTGGGTCTGCTGGCCGGACTCACCGGGACACTGTTTGGCACGGTCAGCGCCAACCCGTGGGCGTTCTTCACCATGGCCAACCTGCTGCTGCTCGCGGCGTTGGCCATGCTGGACGTGCTTCCGGTCCGCGTGCCGGCCGCCATCATGCAGCGCGCCGCCAACGCGGGAACCGGCGGACGGGTAGCGGGTGCTTTCATCATGGGCGCGGCCTCGGGACTGGTCGCCGCTCCCTGCTCCGCTCCCGTCATGGCCGCCGTGCTCACCTGGGTCTCCAGCACCGGCAGTGCGGTACTTGGCTTCCTTTATCTTTTCACCTTCTCGCTGGGCATGTGCACACTGCTGGTGGTGGTCGGACTCAGCGCTGGTGCCCTGACTCGACTGCCACGCGCCGGCGCCTGGATGCTGACGGTCAAGAAGGTCTTCGCGTTCATCATGCTCGGCATGGCCGAGTACTACCTCATCAAGATGGGGCAGGTGTTCTTCTGA
- a CDS encoding TlpA family protein disulfide reductase — protein MFRLFRRTVMALAVVATPAFAQDVGIPLGEKGPGGPLEMLDGKPVDLTSYLGKGPVVLEFWATWCGNCKQMEPAMRTAMKAYGTKVQFITVAVSINQSLERVKAWQKINALPGVMLYDRKGEVSGAYDAPATSYMVVLDKTGKVIYTGVGGTQNVDAAVRKAM, from the coding sequence ATGTTCCGTCTGTTTCGCCGCACCGTGATGGCGCTGGCTGTCGTCGCGACTCCGGCCTTCGCACAGGATGTCGGCATTCCCCTCGGGGAGAAAGGCCCCGGAGGCCCGCTCGAAATGCTGGACGGCAAACCCGTTGACCTGACGAGCTACCTTGGTAAGGGCCCCGTGGTGCTGGAGTTCTGGGCCACATGGTGCGGCAACTGCAAGCAGATGGAACCGGCAATGCGCACCGCCATGAAGGCGTACGGCACGAAGGTGCAGTTCATTACCGTGGCCGTGTCCATCAACCAGTCGCTGGAACGCGTCAAGGCGTGGCAGAAAATCAACGCCCTGCCCGGCGTGATGTTGTACGACCGCAAGGGCGAAGTGAGCGGTGCCTACGATGCGCCGGCCACCAGCTACATGGTGGTGCTCGACAAGACCGGCAAGGTGATCTACACCGGCGTCGGCGGCACCCAGAATGTGGACGCCGCCGTCAGAAAGGCGATGTGA
- a CDS encoding DUF1835 domain-containing protein, which produces MTNGDYAAQGLARSGLPGDVLAWRDVLPDGPVPADDDRAVFRTTRARFLAERHWATAAEVEEDLLARDARLDGLSATDGIVLWFEPDLYDQLQLIQVLARLARRDAASRPSVSIVPADLMLGSLAPAKFRPLYDARRPIADIDLAHGLAAWEAFTSSTPDALVALVTRLDAEIAPRTYDANDSVRLPHLAASLRRMLEEYPDADTGLSRSERQICEALTSGPRTLSALFRAAHHASESWPWLGDWSFAWYVQRLSDVAKPLVTHVNGSRVLAPIPGPDDSGFWERSVMLTPFGSDVVRARADMVSVNGIDRWIGGVSLTAGRYWRWDGTRQRTVESGDRQP; this is translated from the coding sequence GTGACGAATGGAGATTACGCGGCGCAGGGTCTGGCACGCTCCGGGCTCCCGGGCGATGTGCTGGCCTGGCGCGACGTGCTGCCTGATGGACCGGTGCCGGCGGACGACGACCGGGCAGTGTTCCGGACGACGCGCGCGCGGTTTCTCGCGGAGCGACATTGGGCGACGGCGGCGGAGGTCGAGGAGGATCTCTTGGCGCGCGACGCGCGACTGGATGGTCTCAGCGCGACTGATGGCATTGTCCTCTGGTTCGAGCCAGACTTGTACGATCAGCTGCAATTGATTCAGGTGCTTGCCCGACTGGCGAGACGCGACGCCGCGTCCCGACCATCGGTAAGTATCGTGCCCGCCGACTTGATGTTGGGTTCACTGGCGCCGGCGAAGTTCCGGCCGCTGTATGACGCCCGCCGCCCGATTGCCGACATCGATCTGGCGCATGGGCTGGCGGCGTGGGAGGCCTTCACTTCCTCGACGCCTGACGCCCTGGTGGCATTGGTCACGCGTCTTGACGCGGAGATTGCGCCGCGCACGTATGACGCGAATGACTCGGTGCGACTGCCTCACCTGGCGGCGTCGCTGCGCCGCATGCTGGAAGAGTATCCGGATGCCGACACCGGTCTGTCGCGCAGCGAGCGACAGATTTGCGAAGCTTTGACGTCGGGCCCGAGGACACTGAGCGCGCTGTTTCGCGCCGCGCATCACGCCAGCGAATCCTGGCCCTGGTTGGGCGACTGGAGCTTCGCGTGGTATGTGCAGCGCCTGAGCGATGTGGCGAAACCGCTGGTCACACACGTCAACGGGTCACGCGTGCTGGCGCCGATCCCGGGTCCGGATGATTCCGGCTTCTGGGAACGGTCGGTCATGCTCACTCCCTTTGGATCGGACGTGGTGCGGGCGCGCGCCGACATGGTGAGTGTCAACGGCATTGACCGTTGGATTGGTGGCGTGTCGCTGACCGCCGGGCGATACTGGCGATGGGATGGGACCCGGCAGCGCACGGTGGAGTCGGGAGACCGGCAACCGTGA